The stretch of DNA ACTCCTTATTTTACTAGAGAGGCGGTGGAACAGTTTCTTCTACAAAAGTCGGACAAGTCGGACAGCAAAGTCGGACAGGTCGGACAAGTTGGACAGAGAAAGTCGGACAACTCGGACACCGTCCCAAATTCCCTTATCCCACAAGACTTTTCTGGTGAAAAAGAGTCATTTTCACTGGCAACTGCCAATTTTTTATGTCGTAATATTTTTAATAACAATAGTAACACGGATTGCACTACAAGCGCATTACAGACCTTACGACCAGCCTTTATATCAAAGCCCAAAAAAGTAATTGACACTGAGGTTCCCTTCTGGGCCCAGGAGGTTGCCCTGGCAAGATTTGAGCTGGTGAGGGAGTTTGCTTCAAAGAAGAGCGTAAAAGAAAAAGAAGAGTTTGTAGAGGCATATAATACAGGTGAGCTGTTTCCAAAGATATATAAAAAGTTGGGTAAAGTTTCTTTAAAGACTCTCTATAGGTGGCAAAAAACATTAAATGAATATGGCAATGATTTTTTAGCCCTTGCTCCTGATTGGGGAAGGGCAAAAAGAGGCAAAACAAAGGTTACTGATGAGGAAGCAAAGGTTCTTTTAAGCCAGCTTCTTCATCAAAATAGATTTAAGATAGCTCAGGCAATAAAGATTACAAAGTACATTTTAAAGGAAAAAGGCATACCTTCTCCTTCATCACATGCAACCCTTAGAAGGTTCGCAAAGTCCTTTCAAAAGGCGCACTATGACATCTGGGTTTTAGCTCGTGAAGGAGAAAAAGCCCTAATAGACTAGGTCCTTCCACACCTTGAGCGGGATGCTGATGTTTTAAAAACAGGAGATCTCCTAGTAGCAGACGGCCATAAATGCAATTTCCAAGTGATAAATCCTTACACAGGCAAACCTACACGCCCAACTTTAATCGCATTTTATGACTGGTCCAGCAGGGATGTAGCTGGATACTGCATAATGGTAACTGAAAACATACAGGCAATACACCTTGCCTTATATCGTGCAATTCTACGCATAGGCCGTATTCCCACAGTAGTCTATCTGGATAATGGCAAGGCATTTAGGGCAAAGGTCTTTACTGGGATAAAAGATTTCAGGGAAGAGGGAATAGTTGGTTTATACGCAAGACTAGGCATTCATACCATCTTTGCTCGCCCCTACAATGCAAAGGCAAAGCCAGTGGAGCGGTTCTTCTCAACTCTGGATAGTTTTGAAAGGATGCTTCCTTCTTTTGTTGGTGCAAATATACAAGACAAGCCAGCTAGACTCCTTAGAAATGAGAAATTTATGCAGTATATTTCTATAAATTATACTCCAACTATAAAGGAAGCTGAAGAGTGGTTTGAGAAGTGGCTTGATTTTTATCGCTCTCAGCCAAGCAAAGCATTAAATGGCCTTTGTCCAAAGGATGTATTCAGACCAGGGCCTGGAGTTGATCCGAAAGAATTGTACATGCTGATGCTATGCGAAAAAGAAGTAAAACTCTACAGAAACGGCATAAGACTTTTTGGATCTTGGTACTGGAACGAAGCTCTATACGGCCTAAAAGAGAAAGTTAGCATTAGATATGACCTGCACGATCTAACATCTGTTCTTGTTTTTACTCAAGATGGTGAGTTTCTATGCGAGGCAAAGAGGCTTGAGAAGGTGCATCCTGCAGCAGCTATTATGGGAGATGAGAAGAGTTATACAGAGATAAAGAAAAGGCTTTCTGAGCACAGAAAGTTAAAAAGACTAACAAAAAAGCTCGTGGAAATGGGCATAAAAGCAGATATAAACTGGCAGGATGTGGCAGACAAAGTTCCTGAAGTCATAGATAAGCTTGAGAAGAGCAGGGCCAAAGCAGTTAATGCTTTAAAGGCAAAAACAGACGATGTTTTGGTTATAGACGATGCTGAAATAGAAAATATTTCTCTTCCAGAGCCAGACAAGAAACCAGATAGGCCAGTTTTTAAAAACG from Desulfonauticus submarinus encodes:
- a CDS encoding helix-turn-helix domain-containing protein — its product is MRLLSVKEVAKILDVSERTVRRYIRRGLEVAEWRTVKGGKTPYFTREAVEQFLLQKSDKSDSKVGQVGQVGQRKSDNSDTVPNSLIPQDFSGEKESFSLATANFLCRNIFNNNSNTDCTTSALQTLRPAFISKPKKVIDTEVPFWAQEVALARFELVREFASKKSVKEKEEFVEAYNTGELFPKIYKKLGKVSLKTLYRWQKTLNEYGNDFLALAPDWGRAKRGKTKVTDEEAKVLLSQLLHQNRFKIAQAIKITKYILKEKGIPSPSSHATLRRFAKSFQKAHYDIWVLAREGEKALID
- a CDS encoding Mu transposase C-terminal domain-containing protein, producing MLCEKEVKLYRNGIRLFGSWYWNEALYGLKEKVSIRYDLHDLTSVLVFTQDGEFLCEAKRLEKVHPAAAIMGDEKSYTEIKKRLSEHRKLKRLTKKLVEMGIKADINWQDVADKVPEVIDKLEKSRAKAVNALKAKTDDVLVIDDAEIENISLPEPDKKPDRPVFKNETDKYFHLMDLKSKGETLTEEDEEFIKEYEEDPLNKAVVSLVRSQNRPLDHDEAINS